The sequence CAAGAAAATCTATAACATAGCTATAGACAAACCTATCAATACCATTGCCCATCGCTCCACTTAAAATTAAACCGTATCCCCATTGCTCCCAGCGAAGCAAAAATGGAGTAAACAAAGCTAATGCCATCAACGCCACGCTTACTAACAAAGATAGCCAGCGCAACCACTCTACTTTGCCCGCAAATAGACTAAAAGCAGCCCCAGTATTCTGAACATAAGTAAAGTGAAATATTCCTTGTATTAACGGTCGTGTTTCGCCTAAATTAAAAGTTTGTATAACCCAGTATTTTGTCAGTTGATCCAACAAAACACCAGCAATAGCAGCGATCCAAAAGATGCGATTTCTTAAGTACATAAAGTATTAGTTATTAAT comes from Rivularia sp. PCC 7116 and encodes:
- the lspA gene encoding signal peptidase II, with the translated sequence MYLRNRIFWIAAIAGVLLDQLTKYWVIQTFNLGETRPLIQGIFHFTYVQNTGAAFSLFAGKVEWLRWLSLLVSVALMALALFTPFLLRWEQWGYGLILSGAMGNGIDRFVYSYVIDFLDFKLINFPVFNLADVFINIGIACLIIASFQKTPPNPRAMR